The Maylandia zebra isolate NMK-2024a linkage group LG4, Mzebra_GT3a, whole genome shotgun sequence genome includes a window with the following:
- the samd14 gene encoding sterile alpha motif domain-containing protein 14 encodes MSAELDDTDSVFDLNEAIPETELLDNSIQKGRAQLSVKTRRQRPSRSRYRDSISSTEGDDCLDRKVEDSPLHSARSPLHLAMRGSSPSPDSLLSARSPGFSFDTSLVRRSPEDGGLSLAGPPRGRYHQLTNATSQEALVTPSSSPSKSCPSSDCSPVYMRRNRRPDSEVLVSDTSRDTSPADPGSPTVIFDKKTKRRFLDLGVTLRRSYIRVRKDKSNRLSVGSREPSESPSRSSGSFISFSWFTEGRGSISSSGTPPCSPKIPPLSSPRPRKSHSQESALSEEFSPPHTSSSTSPPIDSSSSRSSHPYHTLSQSSDEPCDEPHSSWTTQQVCQWLRGLNMEQYVPEFSARDIDGQQLLQMDGSKLKGLGVLSSSDRSALKRRIKDVQSAAEKEKKALDKLEKQKEKQRRKDQEQRRN; translated from the exons ATGTCTGCTGAACTCGACGATACCGACAGCGTGTTCG ACTTGAACGAGGCGATCCCAGAGACAGAGCTGCTGGATAACAGCATCCAGAAAGGCCGCGCCCAGCTGTCTGTCAAAACACGGAGACAACGCCCGTCCAGGTCCCGTTACCGAGACAGCATTAGCTCAACGGAGGGCGACGACTGCCTCGACAGAAAGGTGGAG GACAGTCCGTTGCACTCTGCCCGCTCGCCTCTCCACCTGGCGATGCGAGGGTCCTCCCCCTCCCCTGATTCGCTGCTGTCAGCTAGAAGCCCTGGATTCTCCTTCGACACGTCGCTG GTCCGTCGCTCGCCAGAGGACGGAGGCTTGTCATTGGCTGGTCCACCTCGGGGGCGGTACCATCAGCTGACCAACGCAACTTCTCAAGAGGCCCTGGTTACTCCCAGCAGCTCACCATCTAAATCCTGTCCCTCCTCCGACTGCTCACCTGTCTACATGAGGAGGAACAGAAGGCCCGACAGTGAAG tgttggTCTCTGATACAAGTCGTGACACGAGTCCAGCTGATCCCGGCAGTCCGACCGTCATCTTCGACAAGAAAACCAAAAGACGCTTCCTGGACCTGGG GGTGACTCTGAGGCGTTCATACATCAGAGTGAGGAAAGATAAATCCAACAGGCTCTCTGTGGGCAGCAG AGAGCCGTCTGAGAGTCCGTCCCGTTCCTCCGGATCCTTCATCTCCTTCTCCTGGTTCACCGAAGGACGGGGGTCGATCTCCTCCTCCGGTACTCCGCCCTGCTCCCCCAAAATTCCACCGCTGAGCTCCCCGAGACCGCGCAAGTCTCACTCCCAG GAGTCGGCTCTCAGTGAGGAGTTCTCTCCTCctcacacctcctcctccacctctcctcccATTGACTCCTCTTCTTCCAGGTCCTCCCATCCCTACCACACCCTGTCCCAGTCCTCCGATGAG cccTGCGATGAACCCCACTCGTCCTGGACGACTCAGCAGGTGTGTCAGTGGCTCCGAGGACTCAACATGGAGCAGTACGTTCCGGAATTCAGTGCTAGAGACATCGACgggcagcagctgctgcagatggaCGGCAGCAAACTGAag GGTCTGGGCGTGCTCAGTTCGTCTGATCGCAGCGCGCTGAAGCGCCGCATCAAAGATGTTCAAAGTGCagcagagaaggagaaaaaagctctggacaagctggagaaacaGAAGGAAAAGCAGCGCCGGAAGGACCAGGAGCAGCGCAGGAACTGA